ACGGGTCATTGTTCTGGACGACGACGTGAACACCTTTCAGCACGTCGTGGAGTGCCTACGAAAGGTCATCCCCGGCATGAGTGAGGACAAAGCCTGGAACCTTGCCAACAAGATCGACGGGCAAGGCTCCGCTGAGGTGTGGTGTGGTCCCCTCGAACAGGCCGAGCTGTACCACCAGCAATTACAGGCCGAGGGATTGACGATGGCCCCGCTTGAACGTTGTTGATTCAGGCCGCTGGTTTGCGGCTGGCCTTGGTCAACCGGAGACGATCAGCAACTTGAAGATGCTGGAGCCGTTCATCCATGACAAAACACACCACCCGACCTGGGCACAGAGCCAAACCGCGGACTTCCCTTCCATGCACCTCAGCGGTGAGCATGCGTGCCTCTGGACCGCATGCATCCTCCAGAGGTCCGCGAATCTCACGGCGGAGAGCGTCAACTGATTTCAGCATCACAACTCCGGAGTGCTCTCTCTGGCATAGCCAAAGTGGCTAACTTTCACCAGTTCTCAGGTTTTCGTTCAGCTTTGGGCCGGGTCGTTATCACCCACAGCACTTACGTGGATGGGTTGATCCCATGGCTGAAAGCACTGGCCCATGAGTCAGGTATTCAGACCATTACCCCTGCCGTCATCAGCCGTGTCAGGGGCCGCAGTCCTGACCTTCAGCTTCGGGTCTCAACGCCCATACATGGCGGATACAAGCTGGTCGCACGCAAAGGCAGTTCAGCCCAGGAGGTTTTTGTGGTGACATCCATGAGTCAGCCTGATCTTGAACAGGCTCTTCAGCATCACCGCCCCTGAGGGGTTTGACCGTTCACAACACCGGCAGCGCGACAGGCCTCAGGATGCCCCTCGGCGACGTTCGCATCCTTGGCACAGAGTTGAGCCCAGTCAAATCGTTTGAAACACTGGGGAAGAATGGCCCGACAGGCGATTTCTGCATCATCAGGCAGAAACGTGGAAGCTTTGACCCCTGAACTGATTGAAAGATCCAGTGTCATCATTCCGACAGCCAGCCATGGCGAAGCAGCAAGAAAGAAGAGCGGACGAGGAATAGTGGAGTGGCAGAGCAAAATAAATCCAAGCAATTGGGTGAAATAAAAGCCAAGAATCGGAGCAAGGGTCTAATTCAAAGCATTCACACAATCCTCAGCATCAGAACACCAGAGCGATTGAATCTCAGAATATCAATTAGCAAGAACAATCAGGAGCGGGAGTCAGATACCGGTATCTTGAATTCTAAGAACAATGCTTCCGCATCGGCATATTCCTTCTTTTCTCGCAGATAGAAAACCTGAGCTTTCCACCAATCCCAGGTTTCCATTTGAATCAACTCATCGAGTCGAGGATCACGCATCACGGCA
The Synechococcus sp. PROS-U-1 DNA segment above includes these coding regions:
- the clpS gene encoding ATP-dependent Clp protease adapter ClpS is translated as MTSSSPGSSAVLERQETTQRYPQARVIVLDDDVNTFQHVVECLRKVIPGMSEDKAWNLANKIDGQGSAEVWCGPLEQAELYHQQLQAEGLTMAPLERC
- a CDS encoding DUF2103 domain-containing protein; the encoded protein is MGRVVITHSTYVDGLIPWLKALAHESGIQTITPAVISRVRGRSPDLQLRVSTPIHGGYKLVARKGSSAQEVFVVTSMSQPDLEQALQHHRP